Proteins from one Cyprinus carpio isolate SPL01 chromosome B15, ASM1834038v1, whole genome shotgun sequence genomic window:
- the dmac2 gene encoding distal membrane-arm assembly complex protein 2, with the protein MAASLLSQAMKRCSAHTCAAVAVRRALSSGAATPSVYTRFLLKLSHYFYDVENILDWNNWLRSQGVIHKNRLFGYAQKNFGNNVAAAYYILTLRGSFRFAGQSEWFRPDSRGRFSYDFMSTPDAKIEEVDLSGTLINHNGLENLVKQNKLQTLSLRGCPEVDDWFLARLHVFGESLVELDLSHCSRITVGGLAALQNLRKLERLDISGLPRLQNPGLVRILLEEMLPHCQVSGAEYEQGLIQPDSQEQTEGHHEASTHTGLRHL; encoded by the exons atggcAGCCTCCTTGTTG TCTCAAGCCATGAAAAGATGTTCAGCACACACCTGTGCTGCCGTTGCTGTCAGGAGGGCTTTGAGTTCAGGTGCTGCCACTCCATCCGTCTACACAAGGTTCTTATTAAAACTCAGTCACTACTTCTATGATGTGGAGAACATTTTGGATTGGAACAACTGGTTGAGGTCACAAGGGGTCATACACAAAAATAG GTTATTTGGTTATGCACAGAAGAATTTTGGGAATAATGTAGCAGCAGCCTATTATATTCTGACTCTCAGAGGGAGCTTCAG ATTTGCTGGCCAGTCCGAATGGTTTCGTCCAGACTCTAGAGGAAGATTCAGCTATGACTTCATGAGCACACCTGATGCAAAAATTGAGGAAGTGGATCTGAGTGGCACCCTAATAAACCATAATGGACTTGAAAACCTTG TGAAACAGAATAAACTTCAGACTCTCTCTCTGCGAGGATGTCCTGAAGTGGATGACTGGTTCCTTGCACGTCTGCATGTCTTTGGAGAAAGTCTGGTGGAGTTAGACCTGTCCCACTGCTCTCGTATCACTGTGGGAGGACTTGCTGCATTACAGAACCTCAG AAAGCTAGAGCGGCTGGACATTTCCGGACTTCCACGGCTGCAGAATCCAGGCCTGGTACGGATTCTATTGGAGGAAATGCTGCCGCACTGCCAGGTCTCTGGAGCTGAATACGAGCAAGGCCTGATCCAGCCAGATAGCCAAGAGCAAACAGAGGGCCATCACGAAGCTTCCACACACACTGGACTTAGACATCTATAA